Below is a genomic region from Candidatus Anaeroferrophillus wilburensis.
AGGGCGGCCTTGAAGTAGGCATAACCGGTCCATAAGGTCAGCCCGAGAGCCAGCCAGATAAATACCATCCCGACACTATGGGCGTTAATGGCAAAGAGGGGATAGTGGATGGTCAGGGCGACAATGGCAACAATCTGAAAAACGGTCTTATATTTGGCCGACGGACTGGCAGCTATAACCACCCCCTGCTCGGCGACCACCGCCCGCAGACCGGTAACGGCAAATTCCCGGCACAGGATAAGGCAGACCATCCAGGCCGGTGCTCTTCCAAGGAAGACCAGCATAACCATGGTGGTAACAATTAAAACCTTATCGGCCACCGGATCGAGCAGTTTGCCAAAAGCGGTAATCACCTGATATTTGCGGGCCAGATATCCGTCCAGGCCATCGGTGATGGCGGCGGCGACAATCAGCAAGGCGGTAAAAAAATTGATGAATCGACCATCGAAGGAAAGCAGGATAATCAGCAGGGGAACAACCGCAATCCGAGAAAACGTCAAAACATTAGGAAGGTTTTCCTTCTTTTGCAGAAATTGGCGTATCGTATTTGCGGCCATCAGGGTTTCGCTAGAAACTTTTTGTTGATCTTTTCTTTCAGCTCTTTGCCGACTTTAAAGAAGGGGAGTTTTTTAGGAGGAACCTCAATGGAATCGCCGGTTTTTGGGTTGCGTCCGGTATAGGCCTGATAGTGCTCAATATGAAAACTGCCAAAGCCGCGCAACTCAATCCGTTCGTCTTCAATGAGGGCTGTCTTCATTGAATCAACGACCAAATTGACAATGGTTTCTGCGACATTGTAATTCAAATTTGCCTGGACAGCAAGTTCCTCAATCATCTCTGATTTATTCATGCCAACACCTGAAGATATTTAACTAATTATCCTGACCAGTTAAAGAATGACACCTATGGATGTTCCATTGTTATAGAACATGATTTTATTAAACCAAACAGAGAATCTAATATCGATTTTGTTCCCGGGTGTCAAGAAAAAAAAGAAGGAATTTGCATATTTATTGTGCAAAGATAATTTTTTTACTGCACCACAAAGAATATCAGCGTTTCCTGAAGTATATTCTTAAGGGTATTCCTTCAAATTCCAAATAATCAACGAGTTTTTTCTTGAGATAACGGATATAACTGGGTTCAATCCCTTTAATGGTATTACAGAAAACAACAAACGCCGGTGGAATGCTTGCCAGTTGGGTAATATAATAAAACTTTAGGGGATGCCGGTAGATCAGGGGATGCTGGTGCTCTTCAGTTATCCTTTTCAGCGTCCGGTTCAGGATGCCGGTGGTTATCCGTTTATGCAATTGATGATCAAGCGCTTCGATCAGGGGAAAAATCTTGTTTATTCCCTGTTTCTTCAGTACTGAAATTCTGATGGCGTGAGGACGGTAAATAAACGAGAAACGGTCAGTAAGAAGGTCGAACATTTTTTTCTGGTTAAACTCCGCACCGGAAATCAGGTCAATCTTGTTGAACAGGAAAATAATCACTTTCCCCTTTTCATGGGCCAGTGAGGCAATCTTGAGATCCTGGTCGGTAATCCCGGCCGTAGCATCGATCATCAACAGGACAATCTGGGCATAATCAACACTGCGCATGGTGGCAACGGTGGCAAAGCTTTCCACCTGATCATGAACCCTGGCTTTCCGCCGCAAGCCGGCTGTATCAAAAAAGAGATAATGCCGGCCATGAAAATCCAGCGGAACTTCAATGGAATCCATGGTGGTACCGGGCTGATCATTGGTAACCAGCCGCTTTTCACCGATCAGTTGATTCAGTAGTGAGGATTTACCTACATTCGGCTTGCCGATCACCGCAATCCTCAGTGGCTGACCTTCGGCCTCTGCCACCTCCGGTTCACTTTCGGGCAGAACTGCCGTAACTGCTTCCAGCAGGTCATTAATGCCTAGGCCATGGGCCGCTGACACCTCGTAGAGAGTTTCCATGCCCAGGCGGTAAAAATCAACACTGGCGGCCTGGTCACGGTGGGATTCAACTTTATTAACGACCCAGAAAACCTTTTTTCTGCTCTTGCGAAGATACAGCGCCAGCCGTTCATCATCGGCGGTAACCCCATCCTTGCCGTCCAGCAGAAAAATAATCGCATCAGCCTCATCTACCGCCAGCATGCTTTGCCGGGTAATGTCAGTCTGCATGCCGGTATCATAATCCAGCACCATGCCGCCAGTATCGACAAGCAGAAACTCCCTGCCATCCCAGCTGGCATCGGCAAAAATGCGATCCCGGGTAACTCCGGGGGTATCCGCAGCAATTGCTTTTTTCTTTTTCACCAGCCGATTGAAGAGGGTCGATTTGCCGACGTTAGGCCGGCCAATAATGGCAATACATGGTTTCATCTCTTGCGTCCAGTGGGGGTGGAAAAAGGTTTATGCCGGCGTTTTCGCTGGCGGCCGGCAGGACGCTGAACTCCATTCGGCCTGCAACCAGGCAACTGCAGATCAAGGCGACAGGCAATCGGATCAATCCGGTCAACAGCAACCGGCAAAAGATCGCCGAGGGTGTAGGTTTTACCGCTCTGTTCGCCAACCACCTGCATGCGGTTATCGTGACGCTGGTAATAATCATCCATCAATCGGAAAGGCAGCAGACCATCCACCAAAATATCTGACAGGGTTATAAACAGTCCGGCATCACTGATGCCGGAAATAATGCCAGTCAACGGCTCAGCATGATGGGTTTCAAGATAGAAGAGCTTTTTCAATTTTAGTGCAGTTCGTTCCGCCTCGACTGCCAAACGCTCACGGTCAGAAAGATAATCACCCGCCTGGGCCAGATCAGCAACCTCAGCGGCGGCACCTTCAAGTTTTGGCCATAGCCGTGCTTTCAGCACCCGGTGAACCATCAGGTCAGGATAACGCCTGATGGGGGAGGTGAAATGGGTATAACAGGACAGCGCCAGACCGAAATGGCCGCTGTTAACGGGGCTGTATCGTGCCCTCTGCATAACCTGCAGCAATAAGGTGTTGATGACCGGGGCAGCCGACCGCTGCTCCGCCTGCACCAGGAGTTCCTGAAATGCCCGCGGGTGCGCAGAACGCCAGCCTTTAACAGATAATCCAAAACATTTCAAGGTTTCTGTCAACTGGGTAATCCTTTTGGGGTCGGGCACCTCATGAATACGGTAAAGCAGGGGACAATCAAGCCAGGCAAGGTGGGTGGCAACCGCGTTATTGGCAGCCAGCATGAATTCTTCAATAATCCGGTGAGCAATGGTCCGGCTGGCAGGCTCGATAGTATCGACATTTCCCTCTTGATCAAAGAGTATTGCCGCCTCCGGCAGGTCGAAATCGATGCTTCCCCTTTGCATGCGACGTGCCTGCAAAAGCTGGCTCAATTGTTTCATCTGCTGCAGATCCGGCAATATCTGCCGTAGTCTGGTGGGCAATTTCCCGGTCTTTTGATCTCCTTCCAACAGGCCGGTAACCAGGTTATAGGTCAAACGGGCCTTGCTGTTAATTACCGAGGGACAAAAATGTTCATTGAGCTGCCTGCCGGCAGCATCAAATTCCATAATCGCCGTGACCGTCAGTCTGTCCTGTCCAGGTTTCAGGCTGCAGATGCCATTTGACAGTTCCTCCGGCAGCATGGGAATGCAGTAACCGGGGAAATAGATGCTGGTTCCCCGGCGGTATGCCTCCTGGTCGAGAATCGATTCCGGCCTGACATAGTGACTTACGTCGGCTATGCTGACATAGAGACGGAAACCGCCGGCGGCCAGCCGGTCAATTGCCACTGCATCATCAAAATCCCTGGCCTGGGCACCATCAATGGTAAAAAAATGTTTCTGCCGCAGATCGGTTCTATTCTTCAGCTCCTTCCTGCCCACCGGCACCGCAAGAGCTTTGGCCAGCTGCCGTGCACCACGGGGAAAGCGGCTCGGAAGCCGGTAATGGTAACTGACAACTTTACCATCTACTCCCGGCGCCCGAAACATTCCCAATGAACGAATCACCTTTGCTGTACCGGGGGTCGTATAGGACGGATAGCAATCGATGCGGGCGATAACCGCTTCACCCTCGGCAACCAGCCCCTTATCACCCTCGGCAATCATGAAGTGGTCAACTTCAGGCCGGGCAAAAGGAACCAGCAGCAAATTTCCCCGGGAGAGAACAACAATCCCGACAAAAGAACTTAAAGACCGACTCAATACCTTCACCGGCAGCACCTGCAGCCGGCCCCGGCGATCGGCACGGATGTGGGCAGTTAGTCGATCTCCATCCATGAATCGGTATTTCAACTGGGTGTGATAGGAGAGGGCAAGGGGCAGCGCCTCAGAAGAATCTCTAATAAATGATGCCCTGCCATGCCTAACGCTGATGGTTCCTGCTATAGTTTGTTGCATGGGACTGATAATAACAAATTATCGTTTTTTTGCAATCACTTGCAGTAAAATAATGGGTATGGTAGAAAAAATATCTGATAAAGCCATGGCAGCGAATGGACGTTGACTCACCTGAGCCAATCCTTCCTTACAACATCCTGTTTTCCCTTGAAAAATAAGGATTAAATATGGTAGTAACATTATCCGTTTGGTAGCTGGCGGCCACCTTAGGTTTCGCGCAGATGGCTGGCAATAAACGGTAATGATGACAACCCTGACTGTTAGTTGTTGGTTGGCAGTCAAAACAACCCGGATGCTTTTTAACATCATCAAACTCTGGAGAAAGATAGTATCAGCGATGAAAGGTAATAAAGAACTGAAGCCGTTCTATAAAAATCTGGCTCTCTGGCTGGTGATCAGTTTAATCATGATCATGGTGTTCAATGTTTTCAACAACCCGAAGGTTGGCCAGCATGAAATTATTTTCAGCGACTTTATTGAACTGGTCAACAACGGACAGATCAGCGAAGTGACAATTCAAGGTCATGATATCAGCGGCAGTTATGGCACCACCGCTTTCAAGACCTATGCCCCTGACGATCCTGCCCTGATTGAGCTGCTGCGCAGCAAAGGGGTTAAAATATCGGCAAAGCCTGAAGCTCAGCCACCGCTATGGCAGTCGATTCTCATCTCCTGGTTTCCCATGCTGCTTCTGATCGGTGTCTGGGTCTTTTTCATGCGCCAGATGCAGGGGGGCGGTGGCAAGGCCATGTCCTTTGGCAAAAGCCGGGCCAAACTCCTCACTGAAAGCCAGAAAAAAGTTACGTTCAAGGATGTTGCCGGCACTGAAGAGGCCAAGGAGGAGCTGGAAGAAATCATCAGCTTTCTCAGGGATCCGAAAAAGTTCACCCGGCTTGGCGGAAAAATCCCGAAAGGCGTGCTGCTGGTTGGCCCGCCGGGGACCGGAAAAACCCTGCTGGCCAAGGCCATAGCCGGCGAAGCTGAGGTGCCTTTTTTCAGCATCAGCGGTTCCGACTTCGTGGAAATGTTCGTCGGAGTCGGTGCGTCAAGAGTCCGTGACCTTTTCAACCAGGGGAAGAAAAATGCTCCCTGCCTGATTTTTATTGACGAGATTGATGCCGTCGGCCGTCACCGCGGTGCCGGCCTGGGGGGCGGTCATGATGAGCGGGAACAGACCCTCAATCAACTGTTGGTGGAAATGGATGGTTTTGAGTCCAATGAAGGAGTCATCCTGATTGCCGCCACCAACCGTCCGGATGTGCTGGATCCAGCGCTGCTGCGGCCCGGCCGCTTCGACCGGCAGGTGGTGGTACCCAACCCCGATGTCAAGGGTCGGGAGGGAATCCTGAAAGTGCATGCCAGGAACGTTCCTTTGGCACCGAATGTTGATTTTAAGATCGTTGCCCGAGGGACCCCCGGGTTTACCGGCGCCGACCTGGCCAACCTCATCAATGAAGCAAGTCTGTTGGCCGCCCGGAAGAATAAAAACCAGGTTGAGATGGAAGATATGGAGGAGGCCAAAGATAAGGTCCTCATGGGTGCTGAACGACGCAGTCTGGTTATCAGCCCGGAGGAAAAGAAGAACACTGCCTATCATGAAGCCGGTCATACCCTGGTAGCCCGTTTTCTTCCCGGCACCGATCCCATTCACAAGGTGACGATCATCCCTCGTGGACGGGCACTGGGTCTTACGCAGCAGCTGCCCATCGATGAACGCCATTCCTATGACAAGGAATATCTGCTCAATAACATTTCCGTCCTGATGGGTGGTAGAGCGGCAGAGGAGGTTGTCTTTCAAAAATTCAGCACCGGAGCCGGCAATGACATTGAACGAGCCACCCATCTGGCACGAAAAATGATCTGTGAGTGGGGCATGGGCAAAATGGGCCCGGTAAGCTTCGGCAAGAAGGAAGAGCATATCTTTCTCGGCCGGGAAATGGCCCACGCAAAGGACTACAGTGAAAAAATCGCCGTCGAAATTGACGAAGAGATTAAGGAAATCGTTCATGGCGCTTATGATAAAGCCCATGCAATCCTGGCGGATAAACGACAGGAACTGGATGACCTGGCCGTCGCACTCCTGGAAAAAGAATCCCTGAATGGTGAAGAAATAGACCAGATCATCGGTTTGTCGGTGGCGGCTATGGCCGAACAACAATCCGAGGATGCCATTGATGAGGAACATGACCCCGGCCGGGAAGAGGCTGCTCCGGCGGTGGATGAACCAACATCTACAGGCAGCGATTGATGCGAAAATTCTTTGTCCATTTTCAGGATATTGCCGGCCCCGATGACGCGGCGGCCATCATGAAGCAGATTGGCACCGACACCCACGGCGTCACCCTGATGAAAAACAAGATGGTTCACTACACCTTGCGCGTTGGACCGTTGCCGGCCAGGGCGGCCAATATCGTCAAGCAGGAGATGCTGTCTGTGGGTGGTGATGCGGCAGTAGCCCGCGGCGTGATCGACTGCAGTGCTCCTGATGGACCGGTACTGCTCAGCGCTACCCGCAAGCAGTTTCGCCGTTTTTTGCAGAAGATGCGCGCCCAGCCTTTCTCCCTGCCAAAATTGGCTGATCAAATCCAGGCGGCAATCTCCT
It encodes:
- the pgsA gene encoding CDP-diacylglycerol--glycerol-3-phosphate 3-phosphatidyltransferase, with the translated sequence MAANTIRQFLQKKENLPNVLTFSRIAVVPLLIILLSFDGRFINFFTALLIVAAAITDGLDGYLARKYQVITAFGKLLDPVADKVLIVTTMVMLVFLGRAPAWMVCLILCREFAVTGLRAVVAEQGVVIAASPSAKYKTVFQIVAIVALTIHYPLFAINAHSVGMVFIWLALGLTLWTGYAYFKAALPYLSITGE
- a CDS encoding integration host factor subunit beta produces the protein MNKSEMIEELAVQANLNYNVAETIVNLVVDSMKTALIEDERIELRGFGSFHIEHYQAYTGRNPKTGDSIEVPPKKLPFFKVGKELKEKINKKFLAKP
- the der gene encoding ribosome biogenesis GTPase Der — protein: MKPCIAIIGRPNVGKSTLFNRLVKKKKAIAADTPGVTRDRIFADASWDGREFLLVDTGGMVLDYDTGMQTDITRQSMLAVDEADAIIFLLDGKDGVTADDERLALYLRKSRKKVFWVVNKVESHRDQAASVDFYRLGMETLYEVSAAHGLGINDLLEAVTAVLPESEPEVAEAEGQPLRIAVIGKPNVGKSSLLNQLIGEKRLVTNDQPGTTMDSIEVPLDFHGRHYLFFDTAGLRRKARVHDQVESFATVATMRSVDYAQIVLLMIDATAGITDQDLKIASLAHEKGKVIIFLFNKIDLISGAEFNQKKMFDLLTDRFSFIYRPHAIRISVLKKQGINKIFPLIEALDHQLHKRITTGILNRTLKRITEEHQHPLIYRHPLKFYYITQLASIPPAFVVFCNTIKGIEPSYIRYLKKKLVDYLEFEGIPLRIYFRKR
- the rnr gene encoding ribonuclease R — translated: MQQTIAGTISVRHGRASFIRDSSEALPLALSYHTQLKYRFMDGDRLTAHIRADRRGRLQVLPVKVLSRSLSSFVGIVVLSRGNLLLVPFARPEVDHFMIAEGDKGLVAEGEAVIARIDCYPSYTTPGTAKVIRSLGMFRAPGVDGKVVSYHYRLPSRFPRGARQLAKALAVPVGRKELKNRTDLRQKHFFTIDGAQARDFDDAVAIDRLAAGGFRLYVSIADVSHYVRPESILDQEAYRRGTSIYFPGYCIPMLPEELSNGICSLKPGQDRLTVTAIMEFDAAGRQLNEHFCPSVINSKARLTYNLVTGLLEGDQKTGKLPTRLRQILPDLQQMKQLSQLLQARRMQRGSIDFDLPEAAILFDQEGNVDTIEPASRTIAHRIIEEFMLAANNAVATHLAWLDCPLLYRIHEVPDPKRITQLTETLKCFGLSVKGWRSAHPRAFQELLVQAEQRSAAPVINTLLLQVMQRARYSPVNSGHFGLALSCYTHFTSPIRRYPDLMVHRVLKARLWPKLEGAAAEVADLAQAGDYLSDRERLAVEAERTALKLKKLFYLETHHAEPLTGIISGISDAGLFITLSDILVDGLLPFRLMDDYYQRHDNRMQVVGEQSGKTYTLGDLLPVAVDRIDPIACRLDLQLPGCRPNGVQRPAGRQRKRRHKPFSTPTGRKR
- the ftsH gene encoding ATP-dependent zinc metalloprotease FtsH is translated as MKGNKELKPFYKNLALWLVISLIMIMVFNVFNNPKVGQHEIIFSDFIELVNNGQISEVTIQGHDISGSYGTTAFKTYAPDDPALIELLRSKGVKISAKPEAQPPLWQSILISWFPMLLLIGVWVFFMRQMQGGGGKAMSFGKSRAKLLTESQKKVTFKDVAGTEEAKEELEEIISFLRDPKKFTRLGGKIPKGVLLVGPPGTGKTLLAKAIAGEAEVPFFSISGSDFVEMFVGVGASRVRDLFNQGKKNAPCLIFIDEIDAVGRHRGAGLGGGHDEREQTLNQLLVEMDGFESNEGVILIAATNRPDVLDPALLRPGRFDRQVVVPNPDVKGREGILKVHARNVPLAPNVDFKIVARGTPGFTGADLANLINEASLLAARKNKNQVEMEDMEEAKDKVLMGAERRSLVISPEEKKNTAYHEAGHTLVARFLPGTDPIHKVTIIPRGRALGLTQQLPIDERHSYDKEYLLNNISVLMGGRAAEEVVFQKFSTGAGNDIERATHLARKMICEWGMGKMGPVSFGKKEEHIFLGREMAHAKDYSEKIAVEIDEEIKEIVHGAYDKAHAILADKRQELDDLAVALLEKESLNGEEIDQIIGLSVAAMAEQQSEDAIDEEHDPGREEAAPAVDEPTSTGSD